The Candidatus Cloacimonadaceae bacterium genome has a window encoding:
- a CDS encoding NifU family protein, whose protein sequence is MIDKVKIETVLDKIRPAIQADGGDVELVNVREDNVVEVRLTGACKGCPMATLTLKAGIERIIKEEIPEVKEVISVK, encoded by the coding sequence ATGATCGACAAAGTAAAAATTGAGACCGTTCTGGATAAAATCCGTCCCGCCATTCAAGCAGACGGAGGCGACGTTGAACTCGTCAATGTGCGTGAAGACAACGTGGTCGAAGTCCGCCTCACCGGAGCCTGCAAAGGATGTCCGATGGCGACCCTGACCCTCAAAGCCGGCATCGAACGCATCATCAAAGAAGAAATCCCCGAAGTCAAGGAAGTGATCTCCGTCAAATGA